TCCGAAACACTTGATTCCGGCATGATTTGCTACAATCACTTCGGGAACGGTCGACATACCCACCGCATCGGCTCCCATAATATGGAACAGTTTGTATTCTGCAGGAGTTTCATAGGTAGGGCCTTGAGTTCCAAGGTAGACTCCCTGTTGTATTTTGATTCCTTTTTCTTCTGCAATAACCAAGGCTTTCCCAATTAACTCTCTGGAGTAAGCTTCACTCATATCCGGGAAGCGAGCTCCGTATAGGTTCTTACCTCTTAATGGGTGTTCGGGGAAATAGTTGATATGATCTGTGATAATCATCAGGTCTCCGATTTCAAAATTTGGATTTGTCCCGCCGCTGGCATTTGATACAAATAGGGTTTTTATACCCAATTCCTTCATAACTCTTACCGGAAACGTCACCTCTTTCATGGAGTATCCTTCGTAGTAATGGAATCGTCCCTGCATGGCCATGATGTCCTTGTTGCCCAGTTTCCCGAAGATAAGTTTTCCACTGTGTCCTTCGATGGTAGATATGGGGAAATTGGGAATATCTTTGTATTCTATCTCTAATTTTTCAGTAATTTCACCGGCCAGATTTCCTAAGCCAGTGCCTAGAATTATTGCTGTCTCGGGAGATGTATGCATTCTTTCTCTAAGAAATGATGCCGTTTCTTTTATTTTTTCTAACATATTCAATAATGTTTTGATTAAACATTTCATCCTGGTTTAACAGGAATTTTACTTCAATGGGAAGAATATAAATGCTCTTTTTTACCTCTTCATCAATTATATGAGATATCTGAGAAAGTCGGGCTGCGTCTTTCTCGGTTGTGACGATGATTTTCTTGTTACCAGACAATCGGTTGAATGTCTCCTTTATTGTCTTTAAGTCATTCTCGCCAAAATCATGATGGTCTGAGAATGTAACCGGAGTAATTTGTGATGTATAGCGTTCCAGGTCTTGCATCATTTGCTTGGGAGAAGCAATACCGGTAAGTAACAGTACCTGCTCGTTCTTTTCAATTTGTGCCAGTGTCTTTCGTGTGGCACCGTATTCCGGGAACAATGGAGTTAAACCTCCGTATTTATAGGTTGTAAAATATAGTTCCTGATATGGGTATAGATCCAGCCTTTTGGAAATAATCCGATAATCCATCGGTTTCATTCTCTGTGGGCATTTGGTTACAATGACCATATTCGCGCGGATTTTCCCATGTTCGGGCTCTCTCAGTCTGCCGGCCGGAAGAAGTGCGTCGTCACAAATCAGCCGGTTGAAATCAACCAGAAGAATGCTTAGTCCGGGAGAAACATACCGATGCTGAAAAGCATCATCAAGTAAAATTGCATCCAATCTGGGGTTGCTGTTTTCTTCCATCAGCATTTCAATCCCATGGCATCGGTCTTTATCGACAGATACAATTACTTCTGGAAATTTTTGTTTTATCTGGTAAGGCTCATCACCGATGTTTTTTGCCGAGCTGTCTTCTGTAGCCAGGACAAAACCTTTTGATTTACGTTTATAGCCTCTGCTCAATACCGCAATCTTAAACTCATTCTTAAGTAATCTGATCAGATATTCGGTATGAGGGGTTTTTCCGGTACCGCCCACTGTGATATTCCCAATGCAAATAATTGGGATTTCGTAACTTTTGGACTTCAGAATGCCCCAATCAAAGAGTTTATTACGCAAGTTTACCCCCAGTCCGTATAGAAAGGAGAGGGGGTATAAACTTTTGTGTATTTTAATGAAACTATCTTCCATTCACTATTTGATGTTGATGTCAAAAGGAACACGAGCTTGCATATAATCAAGGCTCTGTACATCTTTTATCATGCTGAAACCTTGATAGAGCTCTCCGAATTTAGATTTTGTTAATTTAGATTCGATGTAATGAGTCGGTTTTTCCTTTAAAAGTGAAGAGAGGAAATTTTCTTTTTCTGGGAATGATAGCAGAGTGTATTCTTTTACCTTTGCTTTTTGAGCGGCAATCTGAATGGCTTTATCAATACCTCCCAGTTCATCCACCAAACCAATTTTTTTAGCTTTTTCGCCGGTCCATACCCTTCCTTCGGCTATTTTTTCCATCTTTTCCTTACTCATTTTTCTGCCTTCTGCACATCTTGAAAGGAATGTATTGTATCCCTGGTTGATGTTCATCTGTATCAGGGTTTGCTCGTCTGAGTTAAGTCCGCGGCCAAGTGCTCCCAGGTCAGAAAACTTGTTAGTCTTTACAACATCAAAATTAAGTCCTACTTTATCGGTCAATCCTTTTACGTTAGGGAACATACCAAATATACCAATCGAACCAGTCAATGTGGTTGGTTCTGCAACAATGCAATCTGCTGCGCATGAAATATAGTAACCTCCGGATGCAGCATAATCACCCATAGAGACAACCACTGTTTTTTCTTTTTTCAACGCTTTAATTTCATTCCATATTTGTTCTGAACCAAATGCGCTTCCTCCGGGAGAGTTTACGCGCAATACCACAGCTTTGATGTCTTTGTTTTCTCTTATTTCCCGCAGATCCTTAATAACTTTTTCCGAAATAATTCCACCGTCAGCATTGGTGTCTATTTCGCCGAATGCATAATAAACTGCAATAGCATTTCCACTTTTGTTTTTAGGTACATTTCGTTTTAAGTTAATCATGTCCTTCAGACTCATTACCGCCAGATCATCCTTTTTATCGGTTTTTGTCATTCGTTTCAGGTAATCCCTTACGTCATTCTTATAAATAAGAGTATCTGCCAGATGACATTTAACGGCTTGTTCTGAGGGATAAAACATGATCATTCTATCTGCATAAGCGTTAAGAGAATCTTTTGAAATTTTGCGGGATGCCGATACTCCATTCAGGATTTCGTTCCAGATAGAACCTACAAACTCTGTAACTTGTTCCCGGTTTGCCGGACTCATTTGGGTGGCAATAAATGGTTCTACGGCCGATTTGTATGTACCTACTTTGAATACCTGCATCTCAACTCCAATCTTCTTGAGTAGATCTTTGTAGAATATAGGCTGTGAGGCTAAACCTTTCCATTCTATCATTCCTTTAGGATTGAGAAGGACTTTGTCTGCTACGCTAGACAAGTAATATAGTTTCTGAGTGTAGTTATCGCTATAGGCTACGATGAATTTCCCGCTCTTCTTAAAATCGGCCAGGGCATTTCTGATTTCCTGCAGTGAAGCATATGAAGCGTTCAGCATTCTTGCTTGTATATAAATGCCTTTAATGTCTTCATTTTCCTTAGCTTTTTTAATTGATAAGAGGATGTCGTCCAAACCATAAGTTGAATATTCTTCTCCTATGAGTTGTAACAATGGATTCTCTTCAGTTCTTTCCTCCAATGCACCATTAAGGTCGAGGAACATGATTGAATTTGATTTAACCTCCACTTCTTTTTCTGATGAGGAAATTACTCCAAATAATACAATGGCACCAATAAAAAACATCACAATGCTTGATAGTATGATTCCAACTACGGTGGCAAGCGTAAATTTTAGGAAATCTTTCATTTTAGTGTGTGTTAACTTATGTTTTTTCTAATTTTTTAAGAAACAAAGATAATTTATAGAATTGACAAATCCAAGATTTATTGATTTTTTATCGACAGAGCTAATAGGGCTATTTTATTATGCATCTTTTTGTGTGTATAAATAATTT
The Bacteroides sedimenti genome window above contains:
- a CDS encoding purine-nucleoside phosphorylase, yielding MLEKIKETASFLRERMHTSPETAIILGTGLGNLAGEITEKLEIEYKDIPNFPISTIEGHSGKLIFGKLGNKDIMAMQGRFHYYEGYSMKEVTFPVRVMKELGIKTLFVSNASGGTNPNFEIGDLMIITDHINYFPEHPLRGKNLYGARFPDMSEAYSRELIGKALVIAEEKGIKIQQGVYLGTQGPTYETPAEYKLFHIMGADAVGMSTVPEVIVANHAGIKCFGISIITDLGVEGKIVEISHEDVQKAADAAQPKMTYIMREMINRV
- the lpxK gene encoding tetraacyldisaccharide 4'-kinase; protein product: MEDSFIKIHKSLYPLSFLYGLGVNLRNKLFDWGILKSKSYEIPIICIGNITVGGTGKTPHTEYLIRLLKNEFKIAVLSRGYKRKSKGFVLATEDSSAKNIGDEPYQIKQKFPEVIVSVDKDRCHGIEMLMEENSNPRLDAILLDDAFQHRYVSPGLSILLVDFNRLICDDALLPAGRLREPEHGKIRANMVIVTKCPQRMKPMDYRIISKRLDLYPYQELYFTTYKYGGLTPLFPEYGATRKTLAQIEKNEQVLLLTGIASPKQMMQDLERYTSQITPVTFSDHHDFGENDLKTIKETFNRLSGNKKIIVTTEKDAARLSQISHIIDEEVKKSIYILPIEVKFLLNQDEMFNQNIIEYVRKNKRNGIIS
- the sppA gene encoding signal peptide peptidase SppA; translation: MKDFLKFTLATVVGIILSSIVMFFIGAIVLFGVISSSEKEVEVKSNSIMFLDLNGALEERTEENPLLQLIGEEYSTYGLDDILLSIKKAKENEDIKGIYIQARMLNASYASLQEIRNALADFKKSGKFIVAYSDNYTQKLYYLSSVADKVLLNPKGMIEWKGLASQPIFYKDLLKKIGVEMQVFKVGTYKSAVEPFIATQMSPANREQVTEFVGSIWNEILNGVSASRKISKDSLNAYADRMIMFYPSEQAVKCHLADTLIYKNDVRDYLKRMTKTDKKDDLAVMSLKDMINLKRNVPKNKSGNAIAVYYAFGEIDTNADGGIISEKVIKDLREIRENKDIKAVVLRVNSPGGSAFGSEQIWNEIKALKKEKTVVVSMGDYAASGGYYISCAADCIVAEPTTLTGSIGIFGMFPNVKGLTDKVGLNFDVVKTNKFSDLGALGRGLNSDEQTLIQMNINQGYNTFLSRCAEGRKMSKEKMEKIAEGRVWTGEKAKKIGLVDELGGIDKAIQIAAQKAKVKEYTLLSFPEKENFLSSLLKEKPTHYIESKLTKSKFGELYQGFSMIKDVQSLDYMQARVPFDINIK